The following are encoded together in the Blautia obeum ATCC 29174 genome:
- a CDS encoding RNA polymerase sigma factor, which translates to MLNIQEVYEQYFTVVYRYLLSLSHNTHIAEELTQETFFKALKKVDDFRGDCDLRVWLCQISKNTYYDYLKKNKKYAPESQDEKEESFPSDLLQNFSDKETALQVHKVLHRLSEPYKEVFSLRVFGELSFGTISSLFGKSESWARVTYHRACKKIREELDHEDQL; encoded by the coding sequence ATGCTGAATATTCAGGAAGTATATGAGCAGTATTTTACTGTCGTATACCGTTATCTGCTCTCGCTTTCGCACAATACCCATATTGCAGAGGAACTGACGCAGGAAACATTCTTCAAAGCACTGAAAAAAGTCGACGATTTCAGAGGTGACTGTGACCTGCGTGTATGGCTTTGCCAGATTTCCAAAAACACGTACTATGACTATCTGAAGAAAAACAAGAAGTATGCACCGGAATCTCAGGACGAAAAGGAAGAAAGCTTTCCCTCAGATCTGCTTCAGAATTTTTCAGATAAAGAAACTGCACTTCAGGTTCATAAGGTTCTTCACAGACTTTCAGAACCCTATAAAGAAGTTTTTTCACTTCGTGTATTTGGAGAACTGTCATTTGGTACAATTTCCTCGTTGTTTGGCAAAAGCGAAAGCTGGGCAAGAGTTACTTATCACAGAGCATGTAAAAAAATCAGGGAGGAATTGGATCATGAAGATCAGTTGTAA
- a CDS encoding metal ABC transporter substrate-binding protein, producing the protein MKKWITGALAILLGVMSIAIPFSGMHIAEAKTTEETDRKLNIVTTIFPEYDWTRNILGNREADVNLTMLLDNGTDLHSFQPAVKDIMKVSSCDLLIYVGGESDQWIEDALESAQNKDMKTINLMEVLGDTIKEEETVEGMQDSEHEHGHEDEHAHEGEDEKEYDEHVWTSMRNASVICDAIAETLEEMDPENKEIYQTNAENYKAKLSTLDQKYQETVDTDRQNTLIFADRFAFRYLVDDYGLNYYAAFSGCSAESEASFKTVTFLAGKLDELGIKTVLTIEKSDDRIAQTVIENTKKKDQKILELNSMQSITSDEIKNGVTYLSVMEDNLKVLKEALK; encoded by the coding sequence ATGAAAAAATGGATCACTGGTGCGCTAGCAATTCTGCTGGGTGTGATGAGCATTGCGATTCCTTTTTCAGGAATGCACATAGCAGAAGCTAAAACAACGGAGGAAACAGACAGGAAACTGAATATTGTGACAACCATTTTTCCGGAATATGACTGGACAAGAAATATTCTGGGGAACAGGGAAGCGGATGTGAATCTTACGATGCTCCTGGATAATGGGACAGACCTTCATAGTTTTCAGCCGGCAGTGAAAGATATTATGAAAGTATCCAGCTGTGATCTCCTGATTTATGTGGGTGGAGAATCCGACCAGTGGATTGAGGATGCACTGGAATCGGCTCAGAATAAAGATATGAAGACGATTAATCTGATGGAAGTCCTTGGCGATACGATTAAGGAAGAAGAAACAGTTGAGGGTATGCAGGACAGTGAACACGAACATGGTCATGAGGACGAGCATGCCCATGAGGGTGAGGATGAGAAGGAATATGACGAGCATGTCTGGACTTCCATGCGAAATGCTTCTGTGATCTGTGACGCGATTGCAGAAACGCTTGAGGAGATGGATCCTGAGAATAAAGAAATCTATCAGACAAATGCTGAGAACTACAAAGCAAAACTTTCTACACTGGATCAGAAATATCAGGAAACGGTAGATACAGACAGACAGAATACGCTGATCTTTGCCGATCGTTTTGCATTTCGTTATCTGGTCGATGATTATGGACTGAACTATTATGCAGCTTTTTCCGGATGCTCTGCAGAGTCGGAAGCAAGCTTCAAGACTGTGACTTTTCTTGCGGGTAAACTGGATGAACTGGGAATAAAAACGGTATTGACGATTGAGAAGTCCGATGACAGGATAGCACAGACCGTGATTGAAAATACAAAAAAGAAAGATCAGAAGATCCTCGAGCTTAATTCCATGCAGTCGATCACTTCGGATGAGATTAAAAACGGAGTGACATATCTTTCTGTGATGGAAGATAATCTGAAGGTTCTGAAAGAAGCACTTAAGTAG
- a CDS encoding zf-HC2 domain-containing protein, with product MKISCNIIEDLLPLYVDDMVSEDSRQLVEEHLKACPTCRRMQEEIMRENHLTDVKKGSDSVQTNKMEAELLKKIRCKIRKKRIASVLLAVAIVLAAGGIGHYWYYDKENYISWDEANISVKDGKVYSTVNPLGRMKSILSVDQKNMFYMLSETMWTHKEYPSDSNTENELWNLQDFQEAYERGADTVTDETSFPTGIEHVYYVDPENVKEAFKLWDYQDEPEKAQQKEEELAAKCHLIWSAY from the coding sequence ATGAAGATCAGTTGTAATATTATTGAGGACCTGCTTCCGCTTTATGTGGACGATATGGTCAGTGAGGACAGCAGACAGCTTGTAGAAGAGCATTTGAAAGCGTGTCCGACATGCCGAAGAATGCAGGAAGAAATAATGAGGGAAAATCATCTGACAGATGTTAAAAAAGGCAGTGATTCTGTACAGACAAATAAAATGGAAGCAGAACTGCTCAAAAAAATTCGCTGTAAGATTCGTAAAAAGAGAATTGCGTCGGTACTCCTGGCAGTTGCCATTGTTCTGGCAGCCGGTGGAATCGGGCATTATTGGTATTATGATAAGGAAAATTACATTTCCTGGGACGAGGCAAACATATCTGTAAAGGATGGAAAAGTATATTCTACGGTAAATCCATTGGGAAGGATGAAATCAATTCTGTCCGTAGACCAGAAAAACATGTTTTACATGCTGTCAGAAACCATGTGGACCCACAAAGAATATCCATCCGATTCAAACACAGAAAATGAACTCTGGAATCTGCAGGATTTTCAGGAAGCATATGAACGTGGAGCAGATACAGTTACTGATGAAACATCTTTTCCAACAGGAATTGAACATGTTTATTATGTAGATCCGGAAAATGTAAAAGAGGCTTTTAAACTCTGGGATTATCAGGATGAACCTGAGAAGGCGCAGCAGAAAGAAGAAGAGCTGGCCGCGAAATGCCACCTGATCTGGAGCGCATATTAA
- a CDS encoding metal ABC transporter permease: MFETLCMYFQYPFVRYALIVGVLIALCSSLLGVTLVLKRFSFIGDGLSHVAFGAMAIASVLNITNNMLFILPVTVICAILLLRAGQNTRIKGDAAIAMISVGALAIGYLLMNLFSTSPNISGDVCSTLFGSTSILTLTKGEVWLCGILSVVVVAIFILFYNKIFAVTFDENFARATGTRANAYNLLIAVVIAVIIVLAMNLVGSLLISALVIFPALSAMRLFKSFRSVTISAAVLSVLSATAGILISILAGTPVGSTIVAVDIAVFLISYGIGRITGR, translated from the coding sequence ATGTTTGAGACACTTTGTATGTATTTTCAATACCCGTTTGTGCGTTATGCATTGATCGTTGGGGTACTGATCGCATTATGTTCTTCACTTCTGGGCGTGACTCTGGTATTGAAACGTTTTTCCTTTATCGGTGACGGACTTTCTCATGTGGCATTTGGTGCAATGGCGATAGCATCTGTCCTGAATATTACCAACAATATGCTGTTTATCCTGCCGGTAACAGTAATCTGTGCGATCCTTCTTCTTCGTGCTGGTCAGAACACAAGAATCAAGGGCGATGCGGCGATTGCCATGATCTCTGTCGGAGCCCTGGCAATCGGATATCTTTTGATGAATCTTTTTTCCACCAGCCCAAATATCTCCGGAGATGTATGCAGTACATTGTTCGGCTCCACATCGATCCTGACACTGACAAAAGGCGAGGTATGGCTGTGTGGAATCCTTTCTGTTGTGGTTGTTGCTATTTTTATTCTTTTTTATAATAAAATTTTTGCAGTAACATTTGATGAGAATTTTGCCAGAGCGACCGGAACGAGAGCGAATGCCTATAATCTGCTGATTGCAGTTGTGATTGCAGTGATCATTGTACTTGCAATGAATCTGGTAGGTTCACTTCTGATTTCAGCACTTGTAATTTTTCCGGCGTTGTCAGCAATGCGGTTGTTTAAATCTTTCCGTTCGGTAACGATCAGTGCGGCAGTGTTGTCCGTTTTAAGTGCTACTGCCGGCATTCTGATCTCCATTCTGGCAGGTACTCCGGTTGGCTCCACGATCGTGGCAGTGGATATTGCTGTATTTCTGATTTCTTATGGCATTGGAAGGATTACGGGAAGATAA
- a CDS encoding alpha/beta hydrolase, whose amino-acid sequence MIYKKVEIKVEGYQETADLYTYILDNSVEMRPDRKRPVIVICPGGGYTMTSDREAEPIAMQYLARGYHAVILRYSVAPARYPLALLQLAKSVAYLREHAEEFHIDTAKIILQGFSAGAHLAASLGVFWKKKFISEVLHTETEMVRPNGMILSYPVISSGKFAHTGSFEALLGADSSDPEKRKKQSLEFQVTTDTPPTFLWHTVTDDCVPVENSLLFFEALHKYKVPVELHLYPTGVHGLSLANEETSHEDGGCIQPECQSWMELACTWIRNL is encoded by the coding sequence ATGATTTACAAGAAAGTTGAGATTAAAGTAGAAGGTTATCAGGAAACTGCGGATTTGTATACTTATATTCTGGACAATTCTGTGGAAATGCGTCCGGATCGAAAGCGCCCGGTCATTGTGATCTGCCCGGGTGGCGGTTATACAATGACCTCTGACAGGGAGGCAGAACCAATTGCCATGCAGTATCTTGCAAGAGGATACCATGCAGTGATCCTTCGTTACAGTGTAGCCCCGGCGAGATATCCACTGGCACTTCTGCAGCTTGCGAAGTCTGTCGCATATTTAAGAGAACATGCAGAAGAATTTCATATTGATACTGCTAAAATTATCCTGCAGGGATTTTCGGCGGGTGCCCATCTGGCTGCAAGTCTTGGGGTATTCTGGAAGAAAAAATTTATCTCCGAAGTATTACATACAGAAACAGAAATGGTGAGACCGAACGGCATGATCCTCAGTTATCCGGTCATTTCCTCCGGAAAATTTGCACATACGGGGTCTTTTGAGGCGTTGCTTGGAGCTGACAGCAGTGATCCTGAAAAAAGAAAAAAGCAGTCGCTGGAATTTCAGGTAACAACGGATACTCCGCCGACTTTTCTCTGGCATACGGTCACGGATGATTGTGTCCCGGTTGAGAATTCACTGTTATTTTTTGAGGCATTGCATAAATACAAAGTGCCGGTAGAACTGCATTTGTACCCGACAGGTGTTCATGGGCTCAGTCTTGCAAATGAAGAGACAAGTCATGAAGATGGTGGATGTATTCAGCCGGAATGCCAGTCATGGATGGAACTTGCGTGTACATGGATCAGGAATTTATAA
- a CDS encoding GNAT family N-acetyltransferase, translated as MEIKIRTAKVEDAEKLLDIYSYYVKKTAVTFEYEVPSVEEFQERIRHISSHYPYLIAEEEGEIIGYSYADRLRPRAAFAWDVEMTIYLKQDIRRNGLGRHMYTLMEDILREQGVVNAVSLITKPTDEYSDFNSVQFHEKMGYKHAGELKDCGYKFNRWYALLYMDKQIGIPQEEMPPIRDFDEVREKFGL; from the coding sequence ATGGAGATCAAAATTCGGACAGCGAAAGTAGAAGATGCAGAGAAATTGCTCGACATTTACAGCTACTATGTGAAAAAGACAGCGGTGACATTTGAATATGAAGTTCCATCGGTCGAAGAGTTTCAGGAACGAATCCGGCATATTTCTTCTCATTATCCATATCTTATCGCAGAGGAAGAGGGAGAAATTATTGGCTATTCTTATGCAGACCGTCTGCGTCCGAGGGCAGCTTTTGCATGGGATGTGGAGATGACAATTTATCTGAAACAGGATATACGACGAAATGGTTTAGGACGACATATGTATACTCTTATGGAAGACATCCTGAGAGAGCAGGGCGTTGTAAATGCTGTCTCATTGATTACAAAGCCGACAGATGAATATTCTGATTTTAATAGTGTACAGTTTCATGAAAAAATGGGATATAAGCATGCTGGTGAGCTGAAAGACTGTGGCTATAAATTCAATAGATGGTATGCACTTTTGTATATGGATAAACAGATTGGAATTCCACAGGAAGAGATGCCGCCAATCAGAGATTTTGACGAAGTGCGGGAAAAATTTGGCCTGTAG
- a CDS encoding response regulator — protein sequence MIQQKKINVERILRVNRVGAWRIEIEDGKSPRFYADAVMDELLGIQGEISPEERFTFHRARVHPDDMQLFLEYSDKLSETKSEIVYRYIHPTFGEMFVRCSGIRDRSVVDGISIMGIHQDISETARMEKEKEAERRLAELNDTLRKEKIEQEDYYKELLEMQSCGVLAYTIPGHKIIHMNAQALRMYGVKSIEEAQSKLGIMLKKVIYPDVDVIEKLKRLHKVDAMVDYECIIGKGESNECHALATTKVVRIPSGERAVITTFLDVSEMVVLKNALQKAEEGNRAKSSFLFAMSHDLRTPMNAIIGYAELMERHWGDNELTTNYLHKLKGASQFLLALIGNVLEIARIESGKETLNEAPWNLKKINDTLEIVLDREILNKQLHVARNIEIQHTDVYCDSLKIQEIIMNLVSNAIKYTPDGGKIDVDIEEMEAVGEDSIILRICVSDTGIGISQKYIPHIFEAFTREKNSSESGIMGTGLGLRIVKSFVDLMDGSVIVQSEPGKGSSFIVEIPCRIVSEEERIDQAEQSMTETSLKHKRILLVEDNELNVEIARTILEDVQAEVEVAADGAIAVAMLQKAPVGYYDVILMDIQMPKMNGYQATEAIRKLPDERAQVPIIAMTANAFEEDRQAAFAAGMDDYLAKPIEIDKLLRKIVKVLEKK from the coding sequence ATGATACAGCAGAAAAAGATTAATGTTGAAAGAATTCTTCGCGTCAACAGAGTAGGAGCATGGAGAATAGAAATTGAGGATGGGAAATCACCGAGATTTTATGCAGATGCGGTGATGGATGAATTACTTGGAATCCAGGGAGAAATCTCACCGGAAGAGCGATTTACATTTCATCGGGCACGTGTACATCCGGATGATATGCAGTTATTTCTGGAATATTCAGATAAACTGTCAGAGACAAAATCAGAAATCGTATATCGCTATATTCATCCTACATTTGGAGAGATGTTCGTACGTTGCAGTGGCATAAGAGATAGGTCTGTAGTGGATGGTATTTCCATTATGGGAATACATCAGGACATTTCAGAGACAGCGCGTATGGAGAAAGAAAAAGAGGCAGAACGCCGTCTGGCAGAACTTAATGATACACTCCGTAAAGAAAAGATTGAACAGGAAGATTATTACAAAGAACTGCTGGAAATGCAAAGTTGTGGTGTACTTGCATATACAATTCCCGGGCATAAGATCATTCATATGAATGCACAGGCTTTGCGCATGTATGGTGTAAAGAGCATAGAAGAAGCACAGTCCAAACTCGGTATTATGCTGAAAAAAGTAATCTATCCGGATGTGGACGTAATAGAGAAGTTGAAAAGACTTCACAAAGTAGATGCTATGGTTGATTATGAGTGTATCATCGGGAAAGGTGAGTCGAATGAATGTCATGCACTTGCTACAACGAAAGTGGTTCGCATTCCGTCGGGAGAAAGAGCTGTGATCACCACATTTCTTGATGTATCAGAGATGGTAGTACTTAAGAATGCACTGCAGAAGGCGGAAGAGGGAAACAGGGCAAAATCATCCTTTTTATTTGCCATGTCACACGATCTGCGGACTCCGATGAATGCAATTATAGGATATGCAGAACTTATGGAGCGGCACTGGGGAGACAATGAGCTTACGACAAATTATCTGCATAAGTTGAAGGGAGCGAGCCAGTTCCTGCTTGCATTGATAGGAAATGTACTGGAAATTGCCCGTATTGAAAGTGGTAAGGAAACTTTGAATGAAGCACCATGGAATCTGAAGAAAATAAATGATACGTTGGAGATCGTTCTTGACAGAGAAATTCTGAATAAACAGCTACATGTAGCACGAAATATAGAAATTCAGCATACAGATGTATATTGTGATTCGTTGAAGATTCAGGAGATTATCATGAATCTTGTAAGTAATGCAATTAAATATACACCGGATGGAGGAAAAATAGACGTAGATATCGAGGAAATGGAGGCTGTCGGAGAGGATTCCATAATTCTGCGGATTTGTGTTTCGGATACGGGAATTGGTATCAGCCAGAAATATATTCCACATATATTTGAGGCATTTACACGTGAGAAAAATTCTTCGGAAAGTGGTATAATGGGAACTGGTCTAGGACTGCGTATCGTGAAATCCTTTGTAGATCTGATGGATGGAAGCGTGATCGTACAAAGTGAACCTGGAAAAGGCAGCAGTTTTATTGTTGAGATTCCATGTCGGATCGTATCGGAAGAAGAACGTATTGACCAGGCAGAACAGAGTATGACAGAAACTTCGCTGAAGCATAAAAGAATTCTTCTGGTTGAAGATAATGAATTAAATGTTGAGATTGCAAGAACAATTCTCGAGGATGTACAGGCAGAGGTGGAAGTTGCTGCGGATGGTGCAATTGCAGTTGCAATGCTGCAAAAGGCTCCTGTCGGGTATTATGATGTGATATTAATGGACATACAGATGCCGAAGATGAATGGGTATCAGGCAACAGAGGCGATTCGAAAGCTTCCGGATGAAAGAGCTCAGGTTCCGATCATAGCGATGACCGCAAATGCATTTGAAGAAGACAGACAGGCGGCGTTTGCAGCAGGAATGGATGATTATCTGGCTAAACCGATTGAAATTGATAAATTACTTCGCAAAATAGTAAAGGTATTAGAAAAGAAGTAA
- a CDS encoding ATP-binding protein, with amino-acid sequence MKKDKDKKLTYFLRAAMMVLTTILIVLFLVIMSMVGKIQGTARVVNYAGLVRGGTQRMVKLEISGAPQDKMYETISSYIEGLRNGSEKLNFVRLDDEDFQTKMDELEKYFDELRSEILLVREKGYENTEIIEKSEKFFQICDEAVGFAEVYSQKKATGLDHLEKIVLVDILGLVLIIATELIKVVRFAAQNKILQKKVYLDEATGLPNKNKCEEILNETEPIPVNELVAMCVFDLNNLRTINNNLGHDKGDEYIRSFAIQLREAVPEEFFAGRDGGDEFIAVLKGLDHEGVRKCLQNIRNQAAEYSRQHPEMPISYAAGYALSSDFEGSTMRELFRLADKNMYIDKNRAKMEEAAEKQRMNIRLLEEITEKGFQFTDCIYCDALLDQYYVLRASSRFFLAEDGSYSGAVEQIVQELGTDENRKSMRKKLQISYLAEQIKDKGEKLELPYQYRKEDSICRGRMTALFVNNTEDGRLHHFILGFEPFQNKNENTADEKTRLNRYYEQLKQSIVENENYAEALLQTANAVYTVDLTNDKLENVYYHEAAFKIENDIQTPRSYSDYCNKRSRYVTEDTLENYRIVDSSFKLLKRFATGAKQVTVEYCEMMGKENKPVWLQKTVLMSRDMVYDANTDKESSVVHGIVLFKNTSDFHEKEQQEKARLQMAYEEADSENRAKTEFMNRMSHDIRTPINGIMGMVDIIRKNRDDWGKVDDSLDKIQLSTRHLLELVSDVLDMSKLEAGMFEIHEDVFDMNELMDEVAALVDAQLVESSITHCKHRSNIQHTALKGSSLQLRRIMVNLLSNAIKYNKPNGTIDTYAEELSCDGTTVWYEFKIVDTGIGMSEEFIKEQLFKPFTQEKNDARTLYRGTGLGMSIVKALLDKMGGSIEVESQLGEGSTFTFRLPFKVDENAIETKKEEQSSGEQKLEGKQILLVEDNEINMEIAEFYLKELGIVVDKAWNGKEAIDKFEESAPGTYDLILMDIMMPVMGGREAARRIRTMERPDAKTVRIYAMTAQVSSESVHKCLASGMNGHIAKPIDESKLREILTRCESVKKQKD; translated from the coding sequence ATGAAGAAGGATAAAGATAAGAAACTGACTTATTTTTTGAGAGCCGCGATGATGGTTCTGACAACGATATTAATCGTATTGTTTCTTGTGATCATGTCGATGGTGGGCAAAATACAGGGAACAGCCAGGGTTGTGAATTATGCGGGACTTGTCCGGGGTGGTACACAGAGGATGGTTAAGCTGGAAATCTCCGGTGCACCGCAGGATAAGATGTATGAGACGATTTCTTCTTACATAGAGGGGCTCCGAAATGGCAGTGAGAAACTGAATTTTGTACGTCTGGATGATGAAGATTTCCAGACTAAGATGGATGAACTGGAAAAATATTTTGATGAATTGAGAAGTGAAATCCTCCTTGTTCGCGAGAAGGGTTATGAGAATACAGAAATTATAGAAAAGAGCGAAAAATTTTTCCAGATCTGTGATGAGGCAGTAGGTTTTGCAGAAGTCTATTCACAGAAAAAAGCGACCGGACTGGATCATCTGGAAAAAATCGTATTGGTTGATATTCTGGGACTGGTATTGATCATTGCTACGGAACTGATAAAGGTGGTACGTTTTGCTGCACAGAATAAGATTTTGCAGAAAAAAGTCTATCTGGATGAGGCGACAGGCCTTCCAAACAAAAATAAGTGTGAGGAGATCCTGAATGAGACGGAGCCGATACCGGTGAATGAGCTGGTGGCAATGTGTGTGTTTGATCTGAACAATCTGCGAACGATCAACAACAATCTGGGACATGACAAAGGGGATGAGTATATTCGCTCTTTTGCAATCCAGCTCCGTGAGGCGGTACCGGAAGAATTTTTTGCAGGTCGTGATGGTGGTGATGAATTTATTGCGGTTCTGAAGGGACTGGACCATGAGGGCGTTCGGAAATGTCTGCAGAACATCCGCAACCAGGCTGCAGAATATTCCAGACAGCATCCGGAAATGCCAATCAGCTATGCAGCCGGTTATGCACTGTCAAGTGACTTTGAAGGCAGTACGATGAGAGAACTCTTCCGTTTGGCTGACAAAAACATGTATATTGATAAAAACCGTGCAAAGATGGAGGAAGCAGCAGAGAAACAGAGGATGAATATTCGTCTTCTGGAAGAAATTACAGAAAAGGGGTTTCAGTTTACGGACTGCATTTATTGCGATGCGCTTTTGGATCAGTATTATGTACTGCGCGCAAGCTCACGATTTTTCCTGGCCGAGGATGGAAGCTATTCCGGAGCTGTTGAGCAGATCGTGCAGGAACTGGGAACGGATGAGAATCGCAAGAGTATGAGAAAGAAATTGCAGATTTCTTATCTTGCAGAACAGATCAAGGACAAAGGCGAGAAGCTGGAGCTTCCATATCAGTACAGGAAAGAGGACAGTATTTGTCGAGGACGAATGACAGCACTGTTTGTAAATAATACCGAAGATGGCAGGCTTCATCATTTCATTCTGGGATTTGAACCATTCCAGAATAAAAATGAAAACACAGCAGATGAAAAGACTCGACTGAATCGATATTATGAACAGCTGAAACAATCCATTGTTGAAAACGAGAATTATGCGGAGGCACTCCTTCAGACTGCAAATGCAGTCTATACTGTGGATCTGACGAATGATAAGCTGGAGAATGTTTATTATCATGAGGCAGCATTTAAGATTGAAAATGATATACAGACACCACGTTCTTATAGCGATTATTGCAATAAACGGAGTCGGTATGTGACCGAAGATACTTTGGAGAACTACAGAATCGTTGATTCTTCTTTCAAACTACTGAAGCGATTTGCTACAGGTGCGAAGCAGGTTACAGTAGAATACTGCGAAATGATGGGAAAAGAAAATAAGCCGGTATGGCTGCAGAAAACAGTTCTGATGTCCAGAGACATGGTGTATGATGCGAATACAGATAAAGAGAGTTCCGTAGTCCATGGAATTGTTCTGTTTAAGAATACTTCAGATTTCCATGAAAAGGAACAGCAGGAAAAAGCACGTCTGCAGATGGCTTATGAAGAAGCGGATTCCGAGAACAGAGCCAAGACGGAATTTATGAATCGTATGAGTCATGATATTCGTACGCCGATCAATGGAATCATGGGAATGGTAGATATCATCCGTAAAAACAGGGATGACTGGGGAAAAGTTGATGACAGTCTGGATAAGATTCAGCTGTCTACCCGACATTTGCTGGAGCTGGTCAGTGATGTCCTCGATATGAGCAAACTGGAAGCTGGTATGTTTGAGATTCATGAAGATGTATTTGATATGAATGAGCTTATGGATGAAGTTGCTGCACTTGTGGATGCTCAGCTGGTTGAATCCAGTATTACACATTGCAAGCACAGAAGTAATATTCAGCATACTGCCTTGAAGGGAAGCTCCCTGCAGCTGCGGCGTATCATGGTCAATCTCTTGAGCAATGCAATCAAATATAATAAACCAAATGGAACAATTGATACATATGCGGAAGAACTTTCCTGTGACGGTACAACCGTGTGGTATGAATTTAAAATAGTTGATACTGGAATTGGCATGAGCGAAGAATTTATAAAAGAACAGCTGTTTAAACCATTTACACAGGAGAAGAATGACGCCAGAACACTGTACAGAGGAACCGGTCTGGGAATGTCGATCGTCAAGGCGCTTCTGGATAAAATGGGAGGTTCTATAGAAGTAGAGAGTCAACTTGGAGAGGGAAGTACTTTTACTTTCCGCCTTCCGTTTAAAGTTGATGAAAATGCCATCGAAACCAAAAAAGAAGAGCAGAGCTCAGGCGAACAGAAGCTGGAAGGAAAGCAGATTCTTCTGGTTGAGGATAATGAAATCAACATGGAGATTGCAGAGTTCTATCTGAAGGAACTGGGAATTGTGGTTGATAAGGCATGGAATGGCAAGGAAGCGATTGACAAGTTTGAAGAGTCAGCACCGGGAACTTATGATCTGATTCTGATGGATATTATGATGCCGGTTATGGGCGGCAGAGAAGCAGCCCGTCGTATCCGGACAATGGAGCGACCGGATGCAAAAACAGTGCGTATATATGCTATGACGGCGCAGGTTTCTTCCGAAAGTGTACATAAATGTCTGGCTTCCGGAATGAATGGACACATTGCGAAGCCGATTGATGAAAGCAAACTCAGAGAAATCCTGACCAGATGTGAAAGCGTGAAAAAGCAGAAGGATTAA
- a CDS encoding sensor histidine kinase, with amino-acid sequence MLSLINYVLETARIESGKTSLKKEVRCASRLIESFINIIGNSLKYTPAGGKITIDIREIPFDRENYIAYKIVVEDTGIGMSEDYLPHIFEEFSREHTSTESKVVGTGLGLPELLFRS; translated from the coding sequence TTGTTATCGCTAATCAATTATGTGCTGGAGACAGCCCGAATTGAGAGTGGAAAGACGAGTCTGAAAAAAGAAGTTCGCTGTGCTTCCAGATTGATCGAATCCTTTATCAATATCATTGGAAATTCACTGAAATATACTCCGGCAGGTGGCAAGATCACCATAGATATCAGGGAGATTCCGTTTGACAGGGAAAATTATATTGCATATAAGATTGTAGTTGAAGATACTGGAATTGGGATGAGTGAAGACTATCTTCCACATATTTTTGAAGAATTTTCCAGAGAACATACAAGTACGGAAAGCAAAGTAGTCGGAACAGGTTTGGGGCTTCCAGAGCTGCTGTTCCGATCGTAG
- a CDS encoding metal ABC transporter ATP-binding protein — MAQLTCKNLTLGYDNRAIQEDLNFSIDAGDYLCIVGENGSGKSTLMKTLLHLQAPISGSIELGDGLKKNEIGYLPQQTLVQRDFPASVREIVLSGCQSRCGWRPFYNKEEKMVAQRAMEKMMIQDLADQCYRELSGGQQQRVLLARALCAAQKILLLDEPVSGLDPRVTAEMYQLIRNLNKKDGITIIMISHDIAAAVKYATHILHIGEHCFFGTKKQYLESSLGKAFTGQEGEDE, encoded by the coding sequence ATGGCACAGCTTACATGTAAAAATCTTACATTGGGATATGATAACCGGGCAATTCAGGAAGACCTGAATTTCTCTATTGATGCAGGTGATTACCTTTGCATCGTAGGTGAAAATGGTTCCGGTAAATCTACATTGATGAAGACACTTCTTCATCTGCAGGCACCGATCAGCGGCAGTATTGAACTGGGAGATGGCCTGAAAAAAAACGAAATTGGTTATCTGCCGCAGCAGACGCTGGTGCAGAGAGATTTTCCGGCATCCGTGAGGGAAATTGTGTTATCTGGATGCCAGAGTCGTTGTGGATGGAGACCTTTTTATAACAAAGAGGAAAAAATGGTTGCCCAGAGAGCCATGGAAAAAATGATGATCCAGGATCTGGCAGATCAGTGCTATCGCGAACTTTCCGGAGGGCAGCAGCAGCGGGTTCTTCTTGCAAGAGCTCTTTGTGCAGCACAGAAGATCCTGCTTCTGGATGAGCCGGTTTCGGGACTTGATCCGAGAGTGACAGCAGAGATGTACCAGCTGATCAGGAATCTGAATAAAAAAGATGGAATTACGATCATTATGATCTCACATGATATTGCGGCGGCAGTAAAATATGCAACACATATCCTGCATATCGGGGAGCATTGCTTCTTCGGAACAAAGAAACAGTATCTGGAAAGCAGTCTGGGAAAGGCGTTTACTGGACAGGAAGGAGAGGACGAATAA